Proteins encoded in a region of the Planococcus citri chromosome 1, ihPlaCitr1.1, whole genome shotgun sequence genome:
- the LOC135833174 gene encoding uncharacterized protein LOC135833174, with amino-acid sequence MNVSQYGVFFLLLSFWYCTFLSTQAPIPDSDEDIPNANDIPGFVNYKKKALKLLGIVPAPGSTVDWQEAFMLLAPIAINNARIIDYASNMAKNYAKEAKRNSGDAGRYQFILISRNKIVFIEDHYCKGAPENDDEFRQKIKEDERFKNIPDNDISCKKHAKKWLWMLVKGNAKIFTQLNDLRKRLNDNADQFIWFAEQIQGIFDVFNDNVHSASSLLDPKHLDLNNIGKHMGALSPDVQKAMKILYETEGFNVNIVEDEKADSKPADSEAKV; translated from the exons ATGAACGTGAGCCAGTACGGTGTATTTTTCTTATTACTCTCCTTCTGGTACTGCACGTTTTTGAGCACCCAAGCACCAATCCCGGATAGCGACGAG GACATTCCCAATGCCAATGATATCCCCGGGTTCGTTAATTATAAGAAAAAAGCTCTGAAGTTGCTCGGTATTGTCCCTGCTCCTGGTTCTACAGTTGATTGGCAGGAAGCTTTTATGCTACTAGCACCTATTGCT ATTAATAATGCCAGAATTATTGATTATGCATCGAATATGgctaaaaattatgcaaaagaAGCTAAAAGAAATTCGGGCGATGCGGGTCGATATCAGTTCATTCtcatttcaagaaataaaatcgTGTTTATCGAAGATCACTACTGCAAGGGAGCACCTGAGAATGATGAtgaatttcggcaaaaaataaaagaagatgAACGTTTCAAGAATATCCCGGATAACGACATCAGTTGCAAGAAGCATGCCAAGAAGTGGCTATGGATGCTTGTCAAAGGCAACGCtaaaatttttacccaattaAACGATTTGAGGAAGCGCTTAAATGACAACGCAGATCAGTTCATATGGTTTGCTGAACAAATTCAAGGCATCTTCGATGTCTTCAACGATAACGTTCACTCCGCATCCAGTTTGTTAGATCCCAAGCATTTAGACCTGAATAATATTGGCAAGCATATGGGTGCACTGAGCCCAGACGTCCAAAAAGCCATGAAAATCCTTTATGAAACTGAAGGATTCAACGTAAATATTGTCGAAGATGAAAAGGCAGATTCGAAACCAGCAGACAGTGAGGCGAAAGTCTAA